The Prosthecobacter debontii genomic sequence ATCCCGCAGGCTGCCGCTACTTATGCGAGTTACTATGCGGGCGACCTAGCCAATCGGGTCACTGAGCTTCTCGTGCTAGCGAACATGCCCGTGAAGATTTCTCATTACGGCGTGACGGAAACCGATTTGCTTCCCCTGGCGGAAATGGCCCTGAAGCAGTGGACCGCCCAGTTCAATCCGCGTCCGCTGACGGTGGAAGACTTTGTGGAGCTTTATCGTGCGGCGATGTGATCCACTCACATTCTCCGCCGTCCCTGCAATGCTTGATAAAGCGTGAGTTCGTCCACATGATCCAAGCCGCCCCCAGCAGGCATACCCTGGGCCAAGCGAGATGCGGCGACGCCTTGGGCGCGTAGGAGATCACTCAAATAACTGGCGGTTGCTTCACCTTCGACATCGCTACCCACGGCGAGGATCACCTCCTCGACTTTTTGAGCCTCGACCCTCTCCATAAGAGGCTGAATACGCAGGTCTTCAGGCGTGATGTTATCCAGCGGTGAAAGCTTACCGCCGAGCACATGGTAAACACCGGTAAACGCCCCTGAGCGTTCCAGGCGCAAGACATCTGCAGCCTGCTCGACCACACAAATGAGCTGATGGTTGCGCTTCGAGCTATGGCACAGCACGCACTCATCCCCACGCTGGATGAAAAATCCACACTGATCGCAGGAATGCACCCGTGCACTGAGGTCTCGTAAACCGTCCACCAGTGGTTCAATCCGGCCTCCGTCTTGCATGAGCCACAGGACAAGACGCTCTGCACTCCGCGGCCCCAAGCCCGGCAAAGCGCGGATCTGCGCGATCATACGCTGGAGCGGAGGCGGGTAATCGAGAGCGGGCATAAGACGACAAGTAGCAGCAAAGTCTGACTGTGGCAGGAAAACGCCGTCAGAGTAAAGAAACGCTCGGAAGCTTGCAAACGACGTCTGCTAACCGAGCAGAAATAATAGAATTCCTGAATGAGCTTGAAGCTCAGATTCTACTCCACAAAGCGAATCACGTATTCGCCCTTCTTATGCATGTTCTCGTGATCACGCGCCCGAATCTCCAGGTAATTGGGGTCGGTTTTGATCCACTCCACCTGACGTAACAATTTATCACGCTCTCCTTTGAGAGTGTCTCGCTGAACCTGCATCGAGGCCAGCTTTTGGCGCATCGCATTTTGCTCCGCCAAGGGCTTTTTATAAATGGCAATCACGACAGGCACCGCCAGGAGCAGCAGGCAGAATTTACCCAGCCGGACCAAAGCCCGCAGCCAGCGTTCAGCCTGCTGCGGTCTCTCGTGCTCGATTGGATATTCCTGATACTCCATGGCAGTGTGTCGTTGGATAGATAATCGGTTAGACCTTCATGCGGCCACCGAAGATCGCGTCGTCAGCCAACTCCTGTTCGATACGGAGGAGCTGGTTGTACTTGGCGATACGGTCGCTACGGGAAAGGGAGCCCGTCTTGATCTGGCCGCAGTTCGTGGCCACAGCAAGGTCGGCGATGGTGTAGTCTTCGGTTTCACCGGAGCGATGGCTCATCACAGCCGTATAACCATGGCGGTGAGCCAGATCCACAGCGTCAAGAGTTTCGGTCAAGGAACCGATCTGGTTCACCTTCACGAGGATGGAATTCGCGGTCTTGTTGTCGATACCCTTCTGGAGGAACTTGGTGTTCGTCACGAAGAGATCATCACCCACAAGCTGGGTGGTGGCGCCAAGAGCATCGGTGAGATGCTTCCAGCCAGCCCAGTCGTTTTCAGCACAGCCGTCTTCGATGGAAATGATCGGGAAGTTCTTCTTCAGCTCAGCGTAGTAGGCCACCAGCTCTTCAGCGGTGCGCTCGGACTTGTCGCTCTTCTTGAAGACATACTTGCCTTTTGCCTTGTCGTAGAATTCGGAGGAAGCCACGTCCAGCGCG encodes the following:
- the recR gene encoding recombination mediator RecR, which codes for MPALDYPPPLQRMIAQIRALPGLGPRSAERLVLWLMQDGGRIEPLVDGLRDLSARVHSCDQCGFFIQRGDECVLCHSSKRNHQLICVVEQAADVLRLERSGAFTGVYHVLGGKLSPLDNITPEDLRIQPLMERVEAQKVEEVILAVGSDVEGEATASYLSDLLRAQGVAASRLAQGMPAGGGLDHVDELTLYQALQGRRRM
- a CDS encoding FtsB family cell division protein, with product MEYQEYPIEHERPQQAERWLRALVRLGKFCLLLLAVPVVIAIYKKPLAEQNAMRQKLASMQVQRDTLKGERDKLLRQVEWIKTDPNYLEIRARDHENMHKKGEYVIRFVE